In one window of Acidobacteriota bacterium DNA:
- a CDS encoding YaiI/YqxD family protein yields MPHIYVDADACPVKPEVYRVAGRYGLEVTLVANSWMRIPLDPKISLQVVEDGLDAADDWIAERVGVGDVVITADIPLASRCVEAGARVLGPTGKPFTEENVGEALAVRDLLTDLRSAGEITGGPKPLTKRGRSQFLQQLDEIVQAIRRTGS; encoded by the coding sequence ATGCCGCACATCTACGTAGACGCTGACGCCTGCCCGGTCAAGCCCGAGGTGTATCGGGTGGCTGGGCGCTATGGGTTGGAGGTCACGCTGGTGGCGAATTCTTGGATGCGGATTCCTCTCGATCCGAAGATCTCGTTGCAGGTGGTGGAGGATGGGTTGGATGCGGCGGACGATTGGATCGCGGAGCGGGTGGGGGTGGGGGATGTGGTGATCACCGCGGACATTCCGCTGGCGAGCCGCTGCGTCGAGGCCGGCGCCCGGGTGCTGGGTCCGACGGGCAAGCCGTTTACCGAAGAGAATGTCGGTGAGGCGTTGGCTGTGCGGGATCTGCTCACCGACCTGCGTAGCGCCGGCGAGATCACCGGCGGTCCCAAGCCGCTGACCAAACGGGGGCGCTCGCAGTTCTTGCAGCAACTCGACGAGATCGTTCAGGCTATCCGGCGCACCGGTTCCTAG
- a CDS encoding JAB domain-containing protein, whose translation MDASQDSTFTRYRLRLEPGELPDLEGLEERYHNASETVPLLHSILEAEPFETVGALFLDHRFRPAGYSILYRGTLVRSLFEPRAVLVAALLAHASVVVLFHNHPSGNPHPSLADIEATRKLEEAAKPLQIEVWDHIVLGEAPRYQSVRRWIRGEAGMIPPLRPRAKPKYRHPETGETWAGRGSMARWLREALEAGASLEDFRVD comes from the coding sequence ATGGACGCTAGCCAGGATTCTACCTTTACCCGCTATCGCCTGCGCCTCGAACCCGGCGAGCTCCCGGACCTCGAAGGGCTGGAGGAGCGCTACCACAACGCGTCGGAGACGGTGCCGCTGTTGCACTCGATCCTCGAGGCGGAGCCCTTCGAGACCGTCGGCGCGCTCTTCCTGGACCACCGCTTCCGGCCCGCCGGCTACAGCATCCTCTACCGCGGCACCCTGGTGCGCTCGCTCTTCGAGCCGCGGGCCGTGCTGGTGGCGGCGCTCCTGGCCCATGCCTCGGTGGTGGTGCTCTTCCACAACCACCCCTCCGGCAATCCCCATCCCAGCCTGGCCGACATCGAGGCGACCCGCAAGCTCGAGGAGGCGGCGAAGCCTCTCCAGATCGAGGTCTGGGATCACATCGTCCTCGGCGAGGCGCCCCGCTATCAGTCGGTGCGCCGGTGGATCCGCGGCGAGGCCGGGATGATCCCGCCCCTCCGGCCCAGGGCCAAGCCCAAATACCGCCACCCCGAGACCGGCGAGACCTGGGCCGGCCGCGGCAGCATGGCGCGCTGGCTGCGCGAAGCCCTCGAAGCCGGCGCCAGCCTCGAAGATTTCAGGGTCGACTGA